The following proteins are co-located in the Triticum aestivum cultivar Chinese Spring chromosome 1A, IWGSC CS RefSeq v2.1, whole genome shotgun sequence genome:
- the LOC123146182 gene encoding probable carboxylesterase 15, translating into MAPAAASQHQATAVAPPSGRKVVDEVSGWLRVMDDGSIDRTWTGPPEALPLMQPVQPYAVPRDGHTLHDLPGEPNLRVYLPEVDAGSVARLPVIVQLHGGGFCISHPSWVLYHHFYARLACAVPAVVVTAELPLAPEQRLPAQIYTGVDVLRRLRSIAMSDEGSLDDPAAELLREAADISRVFLVGDSSGGNLVHLVAARVGEDDADAWAPLRVAGGVPIHPGFVRATRSKSELQDTPDSVFFTLDMLDKFLAMALPKGATKDHPYTCPMGPNAPPLESVSLPPMLVAVAEKDLIRDTNLEYCEALRAAGKEVEVLINRGMSHSFYLNKFAVDMDPTTGERAQELIDAIKSFVARH; encoded by the coding sequence ATGGCCCCCGCCGCCGCATCGCAGCACCAGGCGACCGCCGTGGCGCCGCCGAGCGGCCGCAAGGTGGTGGACGAGGTGTCCGGCTGGCTGCGcgtcatggacgacggcagcatcGACCGCACCTGGACGGGCCCGCCCGAGGCGCTGCCGCTCATGCAGCCTGTGCAGCCCTACGCCGTGCCCCGCGACGGCCACACGCTCCACGACCTCCCCGGGGAGCCCAACCTCCGGGTGTACCTCCCCGAGGTCGACGCCGGCAGCGTCGCCCGCCTCCCCGTCATCGTGCAGCTCCACGGCGGCGGCTTCTGCATCTCCCACCCGTCCTGGGTCCTGTACCACCACTTCTACGCGCGCCTAGCCTGCGCCGTCCCCGCCGTGGTCGTCACCGCCGAGCTCCCGTTAGCCCCGGAGCAACGCCTTCCTGCCCAGATATACACTGGCGTCGACGTGCTCCGCCGGCTGCGGTCCATCGCCATGTCCGACGAAGGCTCTCTCGACGACCCCGCGGCCGAGCTCCTCCGCGAGGCCGCGGACATATCCCGCGTGTTCCTCGTCGGAGACAGCTCCGGTGGCAACCTCGTCCACCTCGTGGCCGCGCGCGTCGGCGAGGACGACGCGGACGCCTGGGCGCCCCTCCGCGTCGCCGGCGGCGTCCCGATCCACCCGGGGTTCGTGCGCGCCACGCGGAGCAAGTCGGAGCTGCAGGACACGCCGGACTCGGTGTTCTTCACGCTGGACATGCTGGACAAGTTCCTGGCCATGGCGCTGCCCAAGGGCGCCACCAAGGACCACCCGTACACGTGCCCGATgggcccgaacgcgccgccgctgGAGTCCGTCTCTCTGCCGCCGATGCTGGTGGCCGTCGCGGAGAAGGACCTCATCCGCGACACCAACCTCGAGTACTGCGAAGCACTGCGCGCCGCCGGCAAGGAGGTGGAGGTGCTCATCAACCGCGGCATGAGCCACTCCTTCTACCTCAACAAGTTCGCCGTCGACATGGACCCTACCACCGGGGAGCGAGCCCAGGAGCTCATCGATGCCATCAAGAGCTTCGTTGCCCGCCACTAA